Proteins encoded in a region of the Flavobacterium sp. MDT1-60 genome:
- a CDS encoding VOC family protein has translation MTKQIWLNLPVKEVAKSKAFFSKIGFSFNEEHDTPSSTCMVVGEGKFVVMLFEESLFASFSQNKLTDTQSSSEILISIDAESKEEVDELAKKASEAGGNVFALPAESQGWMYGCAFADLDGHRWNALYMDFSKLS, from the coding sequence GACAAAACAAATATGGCTGAATTTGCCGGTAAAAGAGGTGGCAAAATCAAAAGCTTTTTTTTCGAAAATAGGATTCTCTTTTAATGAAGAACATGACACGCCAAGCTCAACTTGCATGGTGGTTGGCGAAGGGAAATTTGTTGTAATGCTTTTTGAAGAGTCATTATTTGCCAGTTTTTCTCAAAACAAATTGACGGATACACAATCGAGTTCAGAGATTTTGATTTCAATTGATGCAGAAAGTAAGGAAGAAGTTGATGAATTAGCGAAAAAGGCATCAGAAGCAGGAGGAAATGTTTTTGCTTTGCCCGCTGAAAGCCAGGGCTGGATGTACGGCTGTGCTTTCGCCGATTTAGACGGTCATCGTTGGAATGCTTTATACATGGATTTTAGTAAATTATCATAG